From the Primulina tabacum isolate GXHZ01 chromosome 15, ASM2559414v2, whole genome shotgun sequence genome, one window contains:
- the LOC142527904 gene encoding uncharacterized protein LOC142527904 isoform X1, with protein sequence MSDPKFGESDKHGKKKAKTGNLEDGPSSFRSSPSPSWHGMENIPDGGIEDSGDISAWKQVVEDGGEEEEFDPLIVFGSGIMMIILNKLDARSLAQARLVSRDWCTVASSDKIWAPKCEELWMRKAHIPRISKVRGLSKLAAYSLSVMDYKRTRITRNDLGDHVWVFHFTEVCDPIVFPPLPIGPCILSGFKENLGHTLKAL encoded by the exons ATGTCCGACCCGAAGTTCGGTGAATCTGATAAACATGGCAAGAAAAAGGCCAAGACTGGAAATTTGGAAGATGGCCCTTCGAGTTTTCGTTCTTCTCCATCTCCTTCATGGCATGGAATGGAGAACATCCCTGATGGAGGAATTGAGGATTCTGGTGATATAAGTGCATGGAAGCAGGTGGTGGAGGACGGCGGAGAGGAGGAGGAGTTCGACCCATTGATAGTGTTTGGTTCAGGAATCATGATGATTATATTGAACAAACTTGACGCACGCAGTTTGGCACAAGCTCGTTTGGTTTCTCGTGATTGGTGTACTGTTGCTTCCAGCGATAAAATTTGGGCGCCCAAG TGCGAGGAGTTATGGATGAGGAAGGCACACATACCTCGCATATCAAAAGTTCGCGGACTGTCAAAGTTGGCAGCTTACTCACTGTCTGTCATGGATTATAAACGA ACCAGAATAACTCGGAATGATCTGGGTGATCATGTATGGGTATTTCATTTTACTGAGGTATGTGATCCTATTGTATTTCCACCATTGCCCATTGGTCCATGTATACTTAgtggttttaaggaaaatctAGGACATACTCTTAAGGCTTTATGA
- the LOC142527904 gene encoding uncharacterized protein LOC142527904 isoform X2: MSDPKFGESDKHGKKKAKTGNLEDGPSSFRSSPSPSWHGMENIPDGGIEDSGDISAWKQVVEDGGEEEEFDPLIVFGSGIMMIILNKLDARSLAQARLVSRDWCTVASSDKIWAPKDLFHMFRNGILNGYPIQIYLLLFCMEDYDSPFWGTMSRPRGIGHQFEDSNLVVYVKNRRMCTMNSLS; the protein is encoded by the exons ATGTCCGACCCGAAGTTCGGTGAATCTGATAAACATGGCAAGAAAAAGGCCAAGACTGGAAATTTGGAAGATGGCCCTTCGAGTTTTCGTTCTTCTCCATCTCCTTCATGGCATGGAATGGAGAACATCCCTGATGGAGGAATTGAGGATTCTGGTGATATAAGTGCATGGAAGCAGGTGGTGGAGGACGGCGGAGAGGAGGAGGAGTTCGACCCATTGATAGTGTTTGGTTCAGGAATCATGATGATTATATTGAACAAACTTGACGCACGCAGTTTGGCACAAGCTCGTTTGGTTTCTCGTGATTGGTGTACTGTTGCTTCCAGCGATAAAATTTGGGCGCCCAAG GATCTTTTTCATATGTTCAGAAATGGCATATTAAATGGTTATCCAATCCAAATTTATCTTCTGCTTTTCTGTATGGAGGATTATGATTCACCATTTTGGGGAACGATGTCTCGACCACGAGGGATTGGCCACCAATTTGAAGATTCGAATTTGGTGGTGTACGTGAAAAATAGAAGGATGTGTACAATGAATTCCCTAAGTTGA
- the LOC142527904 gene encoding uncharacterized protein LOC142527904 isoform X3, translating into MSDPKFGESDKHGKKKAKTGNLEDGPSSFRSSPSPSWHGMENIPDGGIEDSGDISAWKQVVEDGGEEEEFDPLIVFGSGIMMIILNKLDARSLAQARLVSRDWCTVASSDKIWAPKDYDSPFWGTMSRPRGIGHQFEDSNLVVYVKNRRMCTMNSLS; encoded by the exons ATGTCCGACCCGAAGTTCGGTGAATCTGATAAACATGGCAAGAAAAAGGCCAAGACTGGAAATTTGGAAGATGGCCCTTCGAGTTTTCGTTCTTCTCCATCTCCTTCATGGCATGGAATGGAGAACATCCCTGATGGAGGAATTGAGGATTCTGGTGATATAAGTGCATGGAAGCAGGTGGTGGAGGACGGCGGAGAGGAGGAGGAGTTCGACCCATTGATAGTGTTTGGTTCAGGAATCATGATGATTATATTGAACAAACTTGACGCACGCAGTTTGGCACAAGCTCGTTTGGTTTCTCGTGATTGGTGTACTGTTGCTTCCAGCGATAAAATTTGGGCGCCCAAG GATTATGATTCACCATTTTGGGGAACGATGTCTCGACCACGAGGGATTGGCCACCAATTTGAAGATTCGAATTTGGTGGTGTACGTGAAAAATAGAAGGATGTGTACAATGAATTCCCTAAGTTGA